In the Aquificaceae bacterium genome, CGATGACCTATTTGAACTTGAAGCTCAAGTCATAGAAGGTCAGGGTCTTATTGCTTGTCCTTCTTTTGTAGACCTACATGTGCATCTTAGAGACCCGGGTCAAGAATACAAGGAAAACTTGGAAAGCGGTATGAAATGTGCGGTTGCTGGAGGTTTTACCACGATTGTATGTATGCCAAACACCAAGCCAGCCATAGACTCGCCAGAGATTGCACAGTATATAGTTAGAAAGGCGAGGGATATAGGTCTTTGTAGAGTTTTACCCTCTGGTGCTATAACTAAGGGAAGAAAGGGGCAAGAGCTTGTGGACTTTTATGCCTTAAAAGAGGCTGGATGCGTTGCCTTTACAGATGATGGCGCTCCTCTTATGGACTCAAGGCTTATGGAGAAAGCCTTAAAGCTCACCGCTCAGATTGGCTCTTTTATAATGAACCATTGCGAGGATGACAGGATTGCCAACGGGCATATAAACGAAGGTTATGTAAGCTCTTTGCTTGGTATAGCCTCAAGACCTGCGAGCGCAGAGGACCTTTTGGTGGCAAGGGACTGCATACTTGCCTACCACACGGGCGGACACATCCATATACAACATCTTAGCTCCTCCTTGAGCGTGGAGATAATAAGGTTTTTCAAAGAAAAGGGGGCAAGGATAACCTGTGAGGTAAACCCCTACCATCTTCTCTTTACAGAAGAAGAAATTCTCAGGTCTTACTCCAATGCGAAGGTAAACCCACCACTAAGAAGTCAAGAACGTCGCAAAGCTCTTTTGGAGGCACTCAAAGAGGGAACAATAGACTGCATAGCTACAG is a window encoding:
- a CDS encoding dihydroorotase; translation: MSKILIKKVRLIDPSQNLDSTKDILIEKGKIKAIGDDLFELEAQVIEGQGLIACPSFVDLHVHLRDPGQEYKENLESGMKCAVAGGFTTIVCMPNTKPAIDSPEIAQYIVRKARDIGLCRVLPSGAITKGRKGQELVDFYALKEAGCVAFTDDGAPLMDSRLMEKALKLTAQIGSFIMNHCEDDRIANGHINEGYVSSLLGIASRPASAEDLLVARDCILAYHTGGHIHIQHLSSSLSVEIIRFFKEKGARITCEVNPYHLLFTEEEILRSYSNAKVNPPLRSQERRKALLEALKEGTIDCIATDHAPHAVWEKGQIEKAMPGMIGLQTALPMMLQLVREGHISLSRMVELMSCKPARILGLTDCGSLREGSKANLVLFDPEKEWVLNEETNLSKSKNTPLWGKRLKGKVLYTIFEGRIVYKDV